In a single window of the Paramagnetospirillum magnetotacticum MS-1 genome:
- the nifA gene encoding nif-specific transcriptional activator NifA: protein MTAQKSDESALPLIGIYEISKILGATLDLDKALHDVLNVLASYLNMRHGAVVLKDEAGKSHLAAVTGMSLRLAREGVLKYPFAAVDKVMNTGIPMVVPDAAEEPLLTEYVAENDDSLEDERLSFFCVPIKTTDKPFGALSVERSWSDSAQYVFEHDLRFLTMVATLIGQTASLHRKLANDRETLMTDAARLHKRMAEVRPTLPIRGLEDVVGSSEAMARVFAHVQQAAPTKATILLRGESGTGKELVARAIHILSARAQKPFIKVNCAALSESVLESELFGHEKGAFTGAVAERKGRFELSTGGTLFLDEIGEISANFQAKLLRVLQEGEFERVGGNKTVKVDVRLIAATNRDLEAGVADGSFRADLYYRLNVVPIFLPPLRERSGDIPLLAMYFLKQFNEENGRGLTFSQTALEALQRCYFPGNVRELENCVYRTATMTKGEMIDEMDLSCKQDTCLSSTLWHKRNPADKAAPNLSAPIPVPTGPIVPPAHAAPPLPSAPVPAPAPPAAETPAEASLSDEDLSERERLIQAMERCGWVQAKAARLMGLTPRQIGYALKKHNIEIQQL, encoded by the coding sequence ATGACGGCCCAAAAGAGCGACGAGAGCGCCCTGCCCCTGATCGGGATCTACGAGATCAGCAAAATTCTCGGAGCCACCCTGGATCTGGACAAGGCCCTGCATGATGTCCTCAACGTCCTGGCCTCCTACCTCAACATGCGCCACGGCGCCGTGGTTCTGAAGGACGAGGCGGGCAAATCCCATCTGGCCGCCGTTACCGGCATGTCCCTGCGCCTGGCGCGCGAAGGCGTGCTGAAATATCCCTTCGCCGCCGTCGATAAGGTGATGAATACCGGCATTCCCATGGTGGTGCCCGATGCCGCCGAGGAACCGCTGCTGACCGAATACGTCGCCGAGAACGACGATTCCCTCGAAGACGAGCGTTTGTCCTTCTTCTGCGTGCCCATCAAGACCACCGACAAGCCCTTCGGCGCGCTGTCGGTGGAACGTTCGTGGAGCGACAGCGCCCAGTATGTGTTCGAGCACGACCTGCGCTTCCTCACCATGGTCGCCACCCTGATCGGCCAGACCGCCAGCCTGCACCGCAAGCTGGCCAATGACCGCGAAACCCTGATGACCGACGCGGCGCGCCTGCACAAGCGCATGGCCGAGGTCCGCCCCACCCTGCCCATCCGGGGCTTGGAAGACGTGGTGGGCTCCTCCGAGGCCATGGCTCGCGTCTTCGCCCATGTGCAGCAGGCCGCCCCCACCAAGGCGACCATCTTGTTGCGCGGCGAAAGCGGTACCGGCAAGGAACTGGTGGCCCGCGCCATTCACATCCTGTCGGCCCGCGCGCAAAAGCCCTTCATCAAGGTCAATTGCGCCGCCCTTTCGGAAAGCGTGCTGGAATCAGAACTGTTCGGTCACGAGAAGGGGGCCTTCACCGGCGCCGTGGCCGAACGCAAGGGCCGCTTCGAACTGTCCACCGGGGGCACCTTGTTCCTGGACGAGATCGGCGAGATTTCCGCCAACTTCCAGGCCAAGCTGCTGCGCGTGCTCCAGGAGGGCGAGTTCGAGCGGGTCGGCGGCAACAAGACCGTCAAGGTCGATGTCCGTCTGATCGCCGCCACCAATCGCGACCTGGAAGCCGGGGTGGCCGACGGTTCGTTCCGCGCCGACCTGTATTACCGCCTCAACGTGGTGCCCATCTTCCTGCCGCCACTGCGCGAACGCTCGGGCGACATTCCGTTGCTGGCCATGTATTTCCTCAAGCAGTTCAACGAGGAGAACGGCCGGGGCCTGACCTTCTCCCAGACGGCGCTCGAGGCGCTGCAGCGATGTTATTTCCCCGGCAATGTGCGCGAGCTTGAAAATTGCGTCTATCGCACCGCCACCATGACCAAGGGCGAGATGATCGACGAGATGGACCTGTCGTGCAAACAGGACACCTGTCTGTCCTCCACCTTGTGGCACAAGCGCAATCCGGCGGATAAGGCGGCGCCCAATCTCAGCGCGCCCATCCCGGTTCCCACCGGCCCCATCGTCCCGCCCGCCCATGCGGCCCCGCCTCTGCCCTCGGCTCCTGTCCCGGCTCCGGCCCCGCCAGCCGCGGAAACGCCCGCCGAGGCCTCCCTCTCCGACGAGGATCTCTCCGAGCGCGAGCGTCTGATCCAGGCCATGGAGCGTTGCGGCTGGGTCCAGGCCAAGGCCGCCCGCCTCATGGGCCTGACGCCCCGCCAGATCGGCTATGCACTGAAGAAACACAATATCGAGATTCAGCAGCTGTGA
- a CDS encoding tyrosine phosphatase family protein translates to MSGPGLLPFRLTICGIDELPDHAAAGVSHVVTILDPQWPDPEHFALYPPHSRTIWRFHDIVNPQEGQAHPTMRDVEAILDYGTALKTETVEHLLIHCHMGISRSTATAIILMAQHNPGREAEAFTHLKAIRPFSWPNSRMVRMADDQLKRKGALVDAMRLHHHGVARRHPDKMAYLRTSERAAEVPPEE, encoded by the coding sequence GTGAGCGGTCCCGGTCTGCTGCCCTTCCGCCTGACCATCTGCGGCATCGACGAACTGCCCGACCATGCGGCGGCTGGGGTCAGCCATGTGGTGACCATTCTCGATCCCCAATGGCCGGACCCCGAGCATTTCGCTCTCTATCCGCCCCACAGCCGCACCATCTGGCGCTTCCACGACATCGTCAATCCGCAGGAGGGTCAGGCTCACCCCACCATGCGCGACGTCGAAGCCATCCTGGATTACGGCACGGCGCTGAAGACGGAAACTGTGGAGCATCTGCTGATCCACTGCCACATGGGCATCTCGCGCTCCACCGCCACGGCCATCATCCTGATGGCCCAGCACAATCCGGGGCGAGAGGCCGAGGCCTTCACCCATCTGAAGGCCATCCGCCCGTTCTCCTGGCCCAATTCACGCATGGTGCGCATGGCCGACGATCAGTTGAAGCGCAAGGGGGCCCTGGTCGATGCCATGCGCCTGCACCATCACGGCGTGGCAAGGCGCCATCCCGACAAGATGGCTTATCTGAGGACCAGCGAGCGAGCGGCGGAAGTCCCACCCGAGGAATGA
- a CDS encoding ATP-binding protein, producing MSFGYARPPSVRPVNSLRLRLLAFSVLVELIMLTLLVTNSVRLIQTHLSDSTQLRLQAQESSYNITLAGQLAERDYAALQSIIEGWGASKGITYMVVTNAAGKVVAAWGHDGNGPLPSAEKVLSPELDEYRGAFDVVFLGQRYGEARYGLDTRFLGTARRELLHQSLGIAVVEVVLTVTLLAAIGYWLTRHLDMLARASLKVAGGDFSIRLKMEGKDEIAVLTQAFNTMSVAVESRIQDLDESQKRFRAIADFTYAWENWFDTEGHLRWVNPAVERITGYSVAECHEMEGFPLPMVVGDDRPQVSSVLASAQNGQSGQDMEFRIQNKQGDILWVAMSWQPIFDGEGAPLGTRSSIRDISVQKHSSDLAVEAKGELERMLFAASHDLQEPIRYILAYTQRLDREFGGEMPERAQSSMTFIREGANQLSLLVKGLVDYTRSNRPMTAFAPVDCRRVVDQAIADCTAMSTANPPQFRVGEMPVVQADPVLLFILFENLISNAIKFVRPDVPPQVNITAQAEEEGWRIDISDNGIGIDPQYLQTIIRPFSRLHSRSTFPGAGLGLASALKVAKIHGGRLWLDSEPGKGTTVHIWLPTKAQPEVV from the coding sequence TTGAGTTTCGGTTATGCGCGCCCTCCATCGGTCCGGCCGGTCAATTCGCTGCGGCTTCGCCTGCTGGCGTTCAGCGTCCTGGTCGAGCTGATCATGCTGACCCTGCTGGTGACCAACAGCGTGCGGCTGATCCAGACACATCTGTCCGACAGCACCCAATTGCGTCTTCAGGCGCAGGAGTCCTCGTACAACATCACCCTGGCCGGGCAGTTGGCCGAACGCGATTATGCCGCGCTGCAAAGCATCATCGAGGGATGGGGAGCTTCCAAGGGCATCACCTATATGGTGGTGACCAATGCGGCGGGTAAGGTGGTGGCGGCCTGGGGACATGATGGCAACGGTCCCTTGCCCTCGGCTGAGAAAGTCCTTTCGCCGGAACTGGACGAGTATCGGGGCGCCTTCGACGTCGTCTTCCTGGGGCAGCGCTATGGCGAGGCGCGCTACGGCCTTGATACCCGCTTTCTGGGCACGGCGCGGCGCGAATTGCTGCATCAAAGCCTGGGCATCGCCGTGGTCGAGGTGGTTCTGACCGTCACCTTGCTGGCCGCCATCGGCTATTGGCTGACCCGTCATCTCGACATGCTGGCACGGGCATCGCTCAAGGTGGCCGGGGGTGATTTTTCCATCCGTCTCAAGATGGAAGGCAAGGATGAGATCGCCGTACTCACCCAGGCTTTCAACACCATGTCCGTCGCGGTGGAAAGCCGCATCCAGGATCTGGATGAAAGCCAGAAACGGTTCCGCGCCATCGCCGATTTCACCTATGCCTGGGAGAATTGGTTCGATACCGAGGGCCATCTGCGCTGGGTCAATCCGGCGGTGGAGCGCATTACCGGCTACAGCGTCGCGGAATGCCACGAGATGGAAGGTTTTCCCCTGCCCATGGTGGTCGGGGACGACCGCCCTCAGGTCAGCAGCGTTCTGGCCAGCGCCCAGAACGGGCAGTCTGGCCAGGACATGGAGTTCCGCATCCAGAACAAGCAGGGCGATATCTTGTGGGTGGCCATGTCGTGGCAGCCCATCTTCGACGGAGAGGGCGCGCCCCTGGGCACGCGCTCGTCCATCCGCGACATCTCGGTGCAAAAGCACAGTTCCGATCTGGCGGTGGAGGCCAAGGGCGAACTGGAGCGCATGCTGTTCGCCGCCTCCCATGATCTACAGGAACCCATCCGCTATATCCTGGCCTATACCCAGCGCCTGGACCGCGAATTCGGCGGCGAGATGCCCGAACGGGCGCAAAGCAGCATGACCTTCATCCGCGAAGGCGCCAACCAGCTCAGCCTGCTGGTCAAGGGACTGGTGGACTACACCCGCTCCAACCGCCCCATGACCGCCTTCGCCCCGGTGGATTGCCGCCGGGTGGTGGATCAGGCCATCGCCGACTGCACCGCCATGTCCACGGCCAACCCGCCCCAGTTCAGGGTGGGCGAGATGCCGGTGGTCCAGGCCGATCCGGTGCTGCTGTTCATTCTCTTCGAGAACCTGATCAGCAATGCCATCAAGTTCGTCCGTCCCGACGTCCCGCCCCAGGTGAACATCACCGCCCAGGCCGAGGAAGAGGGCTGGCGCATCGATATCAGCGATAACGGCATCGGCATCGATCCGCAATATCTGCAGACCATCATCCGGCCCTTCTCGCGCCTGCATTCGCGCTCCACCTTCCCTGGGGCCGGACTGGGTCTGGCCTCGGCCCTGAAAGTGGCGAAGATCCACGGCGGGCGGTTATGGCTGGATTCCGAGCCCGGCAAGGGCACCACGGTCCACATCTGGCTGCCCACCAAGGCGCAGCCCGAGGTGGTGTGA
- a CDS encoding phosphate/phosphite/phosphonate ABC transporter substrate-binding protein — protein MIQGSLRFIVRLLAILLLVAPMRAGAADGAAATPIRIGLLPTVATLSLLKLYDPLRQHLQQALGRPVELYTSGNFHSYLDDIAAVEFDMLVAAPHFGVIATDRGYVAMLRYQQELTPLIVVTKESALREARHLRGKRVLTADRLAALSVVAETWMMVDYGMLAGVDYELNEVSSHSTAVRAVAIGDADAAISSASVLQQLPEDQREKVVSFASRLRIPHQFILAHPRLGQETIGVIREALGDFGATEKGRAFFKAGGFKGLVPVTPADMEQARPYAQMVMRAGNSPATNGRSGN, from the coding sequence ATGATCCAGGGTTCGCTTCGATTCATCGTCAGGCTTCTCGCGATACTTCTGCTGGTGGCGCCCATGCGGGCGGGGGCCGCGGACGGGGCTGCGGCGACGCCCATCCGCATCGGGTTGCTGCCCACCGTCGCCACGCTGAGCCTTCTCAAGCTCTACGATCCCCTGCGCCAGCATCTGCAACAGGCCCTGGGCCGTCCGGTTGAGCTGTATACTTCGGGCAACTTTCATTCTTACTTGGACGATATTGCCGCCGTCGAGTTCGACATGCTGGTGGCCGCCCCCCATTTCGGGGTGATCGCGACGGATCGCGGCTATGTGGCGATGTTACGCTATCAACAGGAGCTGACCCCTCTGATCGTGGTGACCAAGGAGAGTGCCCTGCGCGAGGCGCGGCATCTGCGCGGCAAGCGAGTCTTGACCGCTGACCGACTGGCCGCCCTGTCGGTGGTGGCGGAAACCTGGATGATGGTCGATTATGGCATGCTTGCCGGGGTGGACTATGAACTGAACGAGGTTTCAAGCCATTCCACCGCGGTTCGGGCCGTGGCCATCGGCGACGCCGATGCGGCCATCAGTTCTGCGTCGGTGTTGCAGCAGCTTCCCGAGGATCAGCGAGAGAAAGTCGTGTCCTTCGCCAGCCGTCTGCGCATTCCCCATCAGTTCATCCTGGCCCATCCCCGGCTGGGGCAAGAGACCATCGGCGTGATCCGCGAAGCGCTTGGCGATTTTGGCGCGACCGAGAAGGGGCGGGCTTTCTTTAAGGCCGGTGGCTTCAAGGGACTTGTGCCCGTTACTCCCGCCGATATGGAACAGGCGCGGCCCTACGCCCAAATGGTGATGAGGGCGGGCAACAGCCCCGCCACCAACGGCAGGAGTGGGAATTGA
- a CDS encoding helix-turn-helix domain-containing protein → MKVKGGRKGKYSTKRMALMPRWGKARPGSGAHHHLGLFERLALRAVRRRERAKTEAIAETSHAPLHHASAVSSPPLAERLSAWSRNALRGSSRVLSAVSSRITDALPQSGPLSSVSRALAAPFSGLLNGFRAAFAPVTAEGDRAGGTSASHAPPRQAAAPASAAMSEERAYSIISRALAEIPDKGDPSLPPDVQLLATLLSDPPPRDDFKASDLVRDCFAAQGVSGLQSRPLLGVAIHLTRQFGLPTRLPLASDRAWRMLDPVTFEDEMAAQLAAIRAFISDWQKTQQTFLVLEFAEIELIEWLFECLHPARHSDLLFEVMNFKVLSNRRQGILRRIPHRVRKFVKDSGEGHEAVLYAAGAHAYLNRLVTTHGFTPIVDTATLGLEEVEKVLEKLKPPPALPGPGQAGDAQALARITPVKMPASELADRAIAAAQQATAAAPAPVSAPVAPVAPVAPVAPQQLSSQPLPPRPQTAAPVLAPVGQAPISQAPVIKVPVAQVPAAQASLPVPQPAQGVRPATTRLQAKHIRAGAELTIPSRSSGRIPLGRMFSTGDRADAPIPSISVQSEQTGPRGRPSQLPAPINAVIPASLPHLALPAPAAVSGSVAPQPAKAVTGRINMALPGRPAPAAQAPTALAPSAQAPVAQAPVAQAPAATVAPAPAVQALAPAKPVPRVAVLKPAAPVQAVSPVPPVLAETAPTTARGDNITKLTMVQKRRLPITQALKRQAVMRVLRGEDAEAIASSIGISRTKLDDWVDKFVAAGAGALTASRKRKAEELTVDTLRTKLAEVLATAQLIEQVMEASLPRRPLALAAPQEPTTEAPPRRPRNKRG, encoded by the coding sequence ATGAAGGTTAAGGGCGGGCGAAAGGGTAAGTATTCCACTAAGCGCATGGCTTTGATGCCGCGCTGGGGGAAAGCTCGTCCTGGTTCCGGCGCGCATCACCACCTTGGCCTGTTTGAACGTCTGGCTCTGCGGGCCGTTCGGCGGCGCGAGCGCGCCAAGACCGAAGCAATCGCGGAAACTTCGCATGCACCGCTCCACCACGCTTCGGCCGTCTCCTCACCGCCGCTGGCGGAACGTCTGAGCGCCTGGTCGAGAAACGCCCTGCGCGGGTCGTCGCGTGTTCTTTCCGCCGTTTCAAGCCGGATCACGGATGCCCTACCCCAATCGGGCCCCCTGTCATCGGTCAGCCGCGCCCTGGCGGCCCCCTTCAGCGGCCTGCTGAACGGTTTCCGTGCGGCCTTTGCCCCGGTGACCGCCGAGGGCGACCGCGCTGGCGGCACCTCCGCCTCCCACGCCCCCCCGCGACAGGCTGCCGCCCCCGCCAGCGCAGCCATGTCCGAGGAAAGGGCCTATTCCATCATCTCCAGGGCTCTGGCGGAGATTCCCGACAAGGGTGATCCGAGCCTTCCTCCCGACGTGCAGCTTTTGGCCACCCTGCTGTCGGACCCGCCGCCCCGGGACGACTTCAAGGCGTCCGATCTGGTGCGCGACTGCTTCGCCGCCCAAGGTGTCAGCGGGCTGCAAAGCCGCCCCCTGCTGGGCGTCGCCATCCATCTGACCCGGCAATTCGGCTTGCCCACCCGCCTGCCCCTGGCCTCGGACCGGGCCTGGCGCATGCTCGACCCGGTCACCTTCGAAGACGAAATGGCGGCGCAGCTGGCCGCCATCCGCGCCTTCATCTCCGACTGGCAGAAGACCCAGCAGACCTTCCTGGTCCTTGAATTCGCCGAAATCGAACTGATCGAATGGCTGTTCGAATGCCTGCATCCGGCCCGGCATTCAGACCTGCTATTCGAAGTCATGAACTTCAAGGTTCTGTCCAACCGCCGCCAGGGCATCCTGCGGCGCATTCCCCACCGGGTCCGCAAATTCGTCAAGGATTCGGGCGAAGGGCACGAGGCCGTTCTTTACGCGGCCGGTGCCCACGCCTATCTGAACCGTCTGGTGACCACCCACGGCTTCACCCCCATCGTCGATACCGCCACCCTCGGTCTGGAGGAAGTGGAGAAGGTCCTCGAGAAGCTCAAGCCGCCGCCCGCCCTTCCCGGCCCCGGCCAGGCTGGCGACGCCCAGGCCCTGGCCCGCATCACCCCGGTCAAGATGCCAGCCTCGGAACTGGCGGACAGGGCCATCGCCGCCGCCCAGCAGGCAACCGCCGCCGCCCCGGCTCCCGTGTCTGCACCCGTGGCGCCCGTTGCCCCTGTTGCGCCCGTTGCGCCGCAGCAATTGTCGTCCCAGCCGCTGCCGCCGCGCCCCCAAACCGCCGCCCCCGTCCTGGCGCCCGTCGGCCAGGCGCCCATCAGCCAGGCTCCGGTTATCAAGGTTCCTGTAGCCCAGGTTCCGGCGGCGCAGGCTTCGCTTCCCGTTCCGCAACCGGCGCAGGGCGTCCGCCCCGCCACCACCCGCCTGCAGGCCAAGCATATCCGCGCCGGAGCCGAACTGACCATTCCGTCGCGTTCGTCAGGGCGCATCCCCCTTGGCCGCATGTTCTCCACCGGCGACAGGGCCGACGCGCCGATTCCCTCCATCTCGGTCCAGAGCGAGCAGACCGGCCCCCGTGGCCGTCCGTCCCAGCTGCCCGCCCCCATCAATGCCGTCATCCCGGCCAGCCTGCCCCATCTGGCCCTGCCTGCCCCCGCGGCGGTGTCGGGGTCTGTCGCGCCGCAACCGGCCAAGGCGGTGACCGGCCGGATCAATATGGCTCTGCCGGGCCGCCCTGCCCCCGCGGCGCAGGCTCCGACGGCGCTGGCCCCCTCCGCGCAGGCCCCAGTTGCACAGGCCCCAGTTGCGCAGGCCCCGGCGGCGACCGTGGCGCCCGCGCCCGCCGTCCAGGCGCTGGCTCCCGCCAAACCGGTCCCCAGGGTCGCCGTTCTCAAACCGGCAGCGCCCGTGCAGGCCGTCTCCCCGGTTCCGCCCGTCCTGGCCGAAACCGCCCCCACGACAGCACGCGGCGACAACATCACCAAGCTGACCATGGTGCAGAAGCGGCGCCTGCCCATCACCCAGGCCCTGAAGCGTCAGGCGGTGATGCGGGTTCTGCGGGGCGAGGACGCCGAAGCCATCGCGTCCTCCATCGGCATCAGCCGCACCAAGCTGGACGATTGGGTCGATAAATTCGTGGCCGCTGGCGCCGGTGCCCTGACCGCCAGCCGCAAGCGCAAGGCCGAGGAGCTTACCGTCGACACCCTGCGCACAAAGCTGGCCGAGGTCCTGGCCACGGCCCAGCTGATCGAACAGGTTATGGAGGCCTCGCTGCCCCGCCGCCCCCTGGCTCTGGCCGCACCCCAGGAGCCCACCACCGAAGCGCCGCCGCGCCGTCCGCGCAATAAGCGGGGCTGA
- a CDS encoding FAD-binding oxidoreductase has protein sequence MSTDFSSLPLAELTDDGGKPIRARLLATHDIAQAVADAVRANWAVMPAGGLTSAIGSYDYADEEIAGFGGIVAIRPKGALAAERVADDTPLSALKTHQIAIDSGKGLVSAGAGLTFTQVNAALAEAIGPNARVLVDLTSIGSAFVGGVVATGGMGPLRLSPLGTLDAVSLADGGDVARLVEDDTLAEVQGMQGWTGMVAAARFRFFLVPSGEFGLVLPVQGSDVDTIASLLAWLRPWTQITLPAEAGGLVAGEGGDTVLNGIELVSRDSLETFIEHSEEPARSKAQGLLQSCEYAGADMLACLTGWSELSIDDVLMSLLDPETETIGGVMIDFGVGFSSGAEMETFRAIREGAPDLARTKARVVQPGKLKPWSTSTDINIVLPADTGAIVSVLEAYADYRSAIRVLARELKGAVEVELSAYGHLSPAGIDPHHRVTLFAPEGAEAALAGARQAVAANKRTLIHDLLFAAKSNGLVVTGGEKGAPSLVEIARAAGGEGRLPEGLKSAFARTRAVVMAAPAHFNFRAPAELRTED, from the coding sequence AGCCCATCCGGGCCCGCCTGCTGGCCACCCATGACATCGCCCAGGCGGTAGCCGATGCGGTGCGCGCCAATTGGGCGGTGATGCCTGCGGGTGGATTGACCAGCGCCATCGGGTCCTACGACTATGCCGACGAGGAGATCGCGGGCTTTGGCGGCATCGTCGCCATCCGCCCCAAGGGTGCCCTGGCCGCCGAGAGAGTGGCCGACGACACGCCGCTTTCGGCGCTGAAGACTCATCAGATCGCCATCGATTCCGGGAAGGGACTGGTTTCGGCCGGTGCGGGCCTTACCTTCACCCAGGTCAACGCCGCCCTGGCCGAAGCCATCGGCCCCAATGCCCGCGTCCTGGTGGATCTCACCAGCATCGGTTCGGCCTTCGTGGGCGGCGTGGTGGCCACCGGCGGCATGGGGCCGCTGCGCCTGTCGCCGCTCGGCACCCTGGATGCCGTCAGCCTTGCCGATGGCGGCGACGTGGCCCGCCTGGTCGAGGATGACACCCTGGCCGAGGTGCAGGGCATGCAAGGCTGGACCGGCATGGTGGCCGCCGCCCGCTTTCGCTTCTTCCTGGTTCCCTCCGGCGAGTTCGGGCTGGTTCTGCCGGTGCAGGGCTCGGACGTGGACACCATTGCCAGCCTGCTGGCCTGGCTGCGCCCCTGGACCCAGATCACCCTGCCCGCCGAGGCCGGGGGCCTTGTTGCCGGCGAGGGCGGCGACACGGTGCTGAACGGCATCGAACTGGTCAGCCGCGATTCCCTGGAAACCTTCATCGAGCATTCGGAAGAGCCTGCACGCTCCAAGGCGCAAGGCCTGCTGCAATCGTGCGAATATGCGGGCGCCGATATGCTGGCCTGCCTCACCGGCTGGTCCGAACTGTCCATCGACGATGTGCTGATGAGCCTTCTGGACCCCGAGACCGAGACCATCGGCGGCGTGATGATCGATTTCGGCGTGGGCTTCTCCTCGGGCGCCGAGATGGAGACCTTCCGCGCCATCCGCGAAGGCGCCCCCGATCTGGCCCGCACCAAGGCACGTGTTGTTCAACCCGGAAAATTGAAGCCGTGGAGTACCTCCACCGACATCAATATCGTCCTGCCCGCCGATACCGGAGCCATCGTCTCGGTGCTGGAGGCCTATGCCGATTACCGCTCGGCCATCCGCGTTCTGGCCCGTGAGTTGAAGGGCGCGGTGGAGGTGGAACTGTCGGCCTATGGCCATCTGTCTCCGGCAGGCATCGATCCGCACCACCGGGTCACCCTGTTCGCCCCCGAAGGCGCCGAAGCCGCCCTGGCCGGAGCCCGTCAGGCGGTGGCCGCCAACAAGCGCACCCTGATCCACGATCTGCTGTTCGCCGCCAAGAGCAACGGCCTCGTGGTGACCGGCGGGGAAAAAGGCGCGCCCTCCCTGGTGGAGATCGCGCGGGCCGCTGGCGGCGAGGGACGCCTGCCCGAGGGACTGAAATCAGCCTTCGCCCGGACCCGCGCCGTCGTCATGGCCGCGCCCGCCCATTTCAACTTCCGCGCGCCAGCCGAACTGCGGACCGAGGACTGA